In Neokomagataea tanensis, one genomic interval encodes:
- a CDS encoding tetratricopeptide repeat protein: MADDFIAQIQNDMRQQRLRAQVRRFGAVVVGVVLLAGVAGGVWGWKQHALTKEQNAASARYFTAMSALDAHKDAPSEQEATATLQNLAEHGPEGVRTYAALRLADYKATHNDAAGAQALWSGVGNDASALPAMKTVAKYLALNAQQPNAQNVASLRTGYSELAQGNDAWAALAREGLVSLDLGPGASAQQKAEARRLLNQTIGSATTPEGARSRAEALLETLGDAG; this comes from the coding sequence GTGGCGGACGATTTTATTGCACAAATTCAGAATGACATGCGTCAGCAGCGTTTGCGCGCGCAAGTGCGCCGCTTTGGGGCTGTCGTGGTTGGTGTGGTGCTGCTCGCTGGTGTTGCAGGTGGCGTCTGGGGCTGGAAACAGCACGCGCTGACTAAAGAGCAAAACGCAGCGTCAGCACGGTATTTCACAGCAATGTCTGCACTCGATGCGCATAAAGATGCACCATCTGAGCAAGAAGCTACGGCCACGCTGCAAAACTTGGCTGAACACGGCCCTGAAGGTGTTCGTACCTATGCGGCTTTGCGCTTGGCGGATTATAAAGCCACGCATAATGATGCTGCCGGCGCGCAAGCATTGTGGTCTGGCGTAGGCAATGATGCGTCTGCTCTGCCCGCAATGAAGACTGTAGCGAAGTATTTGGCGTTGAACGCTCAGCAGCCAAATGCACAGAACGTTGCGTCGCTACGCACGGGCTACTCAGAGTTGGCCCAAGGCAACGATGCTTGGGCAGCTTTGGCGCGTGAAGGGCTCGTGAGCCTAGACCTCGGCCCAGGTGCGAGTGCGCAGCAAAAGGCTGAAGCACGCCGGTTGTTAAACCAAACAATTGGCAGCGCGACGACCCCAGAGGGCGCACGCAGCCGCGCCGAGGCTTTGCTTGAGACATTGGGAGATGCAGGCTAA
- the der gene encoding ribosome biogenesis GTPase Der, whose amino-acid sequence MTDTISTPETLPTVVIAGRPNVGKSTLFNRLVGRRQALVSDMPGVTRDRKEGEAHIRGRRIRIIDTAGLEEAAPETLFGRMRASSEMAVTQAHLVLFCIDARSGITPADAHFAQWLRRQNVPVLLVANKAEGRAGTEGAMEAYSLGLGTPLALSAEHGEGLSDLMGEIIDRVPKAPRVIERSRRGEEGEEEERPPGPLRLAIVGRPNAGKSTLLNCLLGEERMITGPEAGLTRDSISVDIEDEHGPIRLVDTAGMRRRARVEQHLERMSVSASIEALKMAEVVVLTIDATLGVHEQDLQLARLIEREGRACVLALNKWDAVEDRAATRQAIADRIETSMAQVRGISVVTFSALTGAGVHRLLPAVRHTHEVWNSRVTTGELNRWFEEALERHQPPLVDGRRLKLRYMTQAKSRPPTFILFGTRAELLPDSYKRYLVNGLRETFHMPGVPIRLQLRGTKNPYAE is encoded by the coding sequence ATGACTGATACTATTTCTACGCCCGAGACCCTCCCGACCGTTGTTATTGCGGGACGGCCAAACGTGGGCAAATCGACTCTGTTTAACCGTCTTGTCGGGCGTCGTCAGGCACTAGTGTCTGACATGCCGGGCGTGACCCGCGACCGTAAGGAAGGCGAGGCCCATATCCGTGGGCGTCGTATCCGCATTATCGATACGGCGGGTTTGGAAGAGGCGGCTCCTGAAACGCTCTTCGGGCGCATGCGTGCTTCGTCAGAGATGGCTGTAACGCAGGCGCATCTTGTGCTGTTCTGCATTGACGCGCGCTCGGGGATTACGCCCGCAGATGCGCATTTTGCGCAATGGCTGCGCAGGCAGAATGTACCTGTGTTGCTTGTTGCCAATAAGGCAGAAGGAAGGGCCGGGACCGAAGGCGCTATGGAAGCGTACTCGCTCGGTCTGGGTACGCCGCTGGCTCTTTCAGCTGAGCATGGTGAAGGCCTCTCTGACCTCATGGGTGAGATCATTGACCGCGTGCCTAAAGCGCCACGCGTCATAGAGCGCTCGCGCCGTGGGGAAGAGGGTGAGGAAGAAGAGCGGCCACCTGGCCCTCTGCGCCTGGCAATTGTCGGGCGTCCGAATGCTGGTAAATCTACGCTGCTCAATTGCCTTTTGGGCGAAGAGCGCATGATTACGGGGCCGGAAGCAGGGCTAACCCGAGATTCCATCTCGGTTGATATCGAAGATGAACATGGCCCTATCCGGCTGGTGGATACGGCTGGTATGCGCCGCCGCGCTCGTGTCGAGCAGCATTTGGAGCGGATGTCCGTTTCCGCGTCCATCGAAGCTTTGAAAATGGCTGAAGTTGTCGTGCTGACTATCGATGCGACGCTCGGTGTCCATGAGCAGGACTTGCAGCTCGCCCGTTTGATTGAGCGTGAGGGCCGCGCTTGCGTTCTCGCATTGAATAAATGGGATGCTGTGGAAGACCGAGCCGCTACGCGCCAAGCTATTGCGGACCGGATTGAGACGTCAATGGCTCAGGTGCGTGGCATCTCAGTAGTGACTTTCTCGGCCCTGACGGGGGCTGGGGTGCATCGTCTGCTGCCAGCAGTGCGTCATACGCACGAAGTTTGGAACTCTCGTGTCACTACGGGCGAGCTAAACCGTTGGTTTGAAGAGGCACTCGAGCGGCACCAGCCACCTCTGGTGGATGGGCGTCGTTTGAAATTGCGCTACATGACGCAGGCAAAGTCACGTCCACCGACCTTTATTCTGTTCGGTACTCGTGCGGAGCTTTTACCTGATTCTTACAAGCGCTATCTCGTTAATGGCCTGCGGGAGACATTCCACATGCCGGGCGTTCCCATCCGCCTTCAGTTACGAGGAACAAAAAACCCTTACGCAGAGTAA
- a CDS encoding glutamate--cysteine ligase, which translates to MSNPGKTNSAPIENRAQLVEVLARGNKPQSQWKIGTEHEKFGFIRPDASDGRKAFAPPAYEPRGIGALLNNLAGPDWEPIKDGEAVIGLKGINGQKGSSISLEPAGQFELSGAPLQTLQETDREMRAHFDLIRGPARELGLGFAPVGFQPLWTRDAMPWMPKSRYAIMRRYMPQVGALGLDMMTRSSTVQVNLDFSDEADMARKMRVSLALQPLVSALMANSPFLEGKANGYLSNRCRIWTDTDNARSGQPSGFFSENFTFERYVDWVLDVPMYFVARDGRNIDVAGASFRRWLAGETPEGLKGYADQQPTIGDFEDHLTTAFPDVRLKQFLEMRGADAGSPQMMVAHSALWVGLLYDPATLIEVEALVREQDWAVYQQLRADVPMLAMNAPFPGGLRALARRVMALAEQGLRARARDEAQFLSPLQAIADGGPTQAEHWLDLFNGAWGGDVRPLFLHAEV; encoded by the coding sequence ATGTCCAACCCCGGCAAGACTAACAGCGCACCGATCGAAAACCGTGCGCAACTCGTCGAGGTTCTGGCGCGTGGTAACAAACCGCAGAGCCAGTGGAAGATTGGTACAGAGCATGAAAAATTCGGCTTTATCCGCCCCGATGCCTCGGACGGACGAAAAGCTTTCGCGCCGCCTGCTTACGAGCCGCGTGGCATAGGCGCCTTATTGAACAATCTGGCAGGCCCGGACTGGGAGCCGATTAAAGATGGTGAGGCCGTCATCGGTCTGAAGGGCATTAACGGCCAGAAGGGCAGCTCGATTTCTTTAGAGCCTGCGGGGCAGTTTGAACTATCCGGTGCGCCTTTGCAGACGTTACAGGAAACTGACCGCGAGATGCGGGCGCATTTTGATTTGATCCGTGGGCCCGCACGCGAACTGGGACTTGGCTTTGCGCCAGTGGGTTTTCAGCCGCTTTGGACGCGCGATGCAATGCCTTGGATGCCCAAAAGCCGTTACGCAATCATGCGCCGCTATATGCCGCAGGTAGGTGCGCTTGGTCTTGACATGATGACGCGTTCATCAACGGTTCAGGTTAATTTGGATTTTTCGGACGAGGCCGATATGGCGCGCAAAATGCGTGTCTCTCTGGCGCTCCAACCGCTGGTGAGTGCGCTGATGGCCAATTCGCCTTTCCTTGAGGGTAAAGCGAACGGCTATCTGTCAAACCGCTGCCGCATCTGGACGGATACAGATAACGCTCGATCAGGACAGCCTTCGGGCTTCTTCTCTGAGAATTTCACGTTTGAGCGCTACGTTGATTGGGTTCTTGATGTACCCATGTATTTCGTCGCGCGTGATGGACGAAATATCGATGTAGCTGGTGCATCTTTCCGCCGCTGGCTGGCAGGCGAGACGCCAGAGGGGCTGAAGGGCTACGCCGATCAGCAACCCACAATTGGTGATTTTGAAGACCATTTGACGACGGCCTTCCCAGATGTGCGTTTAAAACAATTCCTTGAAATGCGAGGGGCAGACGCAGGCTCTCCGCAAATGATGGTTGCACATTCTGCCTTGTGGGTCGGTCTACTCTATGACCCTGCAACCTTAATTGAGGTCGAGGCGCTGGTCCGGGAGCAGGATTGGGCAGTGTACCAACAGCTAAGGGCCGACGTGCCTATGCTGGCCATGAATGCACCTTTCCCCGGCGGGCTAAGAGCACTGGCACGCCGTGTAATGGCTTTGGCAGAGCAAGGGTTGCGGGCGAGAGCGCGCGACGAAGCACAGTTTTTGTCTCCTTTGCAGGCTATTGCTGATGGAGGTCCAACGCAGGCTGAGCACTGGCTGGACCTTTTCAATGGTGCTTGGGGCGGGGATGTAAGGCCGCTTTTCCTGCACGCTGAAGTGTAA
- a CDS encoding sugar porter family MFS transporter produces MVGIASVREDGGDTQQKSTRRATALGILAALAGLMFGLDTGVVAGALPFIAQDFHASDSMQGWIVASMMAGAAFGSLVAGRISMTFGRRGAMMAAAVLFVIGTLLCSLAPEPGLLIVGRVFLGLAVGLAAFAAPLYISEITVESVRGAMISFYQLMVSLGIFLAFISDSFLASGGHWRWMLGIMIVPATLFLGIVFILPQSPRWLMMRGRTEKARKVLQLLRSDEEVANAELADIQARLNQSSDAGFALFRKNRHFRRSVALGMFLQVLQQLTGINALLYYAPRVFQAAHFGTDAAIWATTLVGLVNMGLSFVAIVCVDKWGRRPLLMLSCAIAAFAMLGMGVLLGLGAESFEAQIALCGFVLLFVAGFAIGEGPLVWTLCSEVQPTRGRDFGIACSTVTNWGANWAISITFPIVMTVLGASWTFVLFAALNGLFLLFTFGFVPETKGVSLEALESNLFAGKDLRHLGK; encoded by the coding sequence ATGGTCGGCATCGCGTCAGTCCGCGAGGATGGCGGAGACACGCAGCAAAAAAGCACACGTCGTGCTACTGCGTTGGGTATTCTTGCAGCTCTAGCAGGTTTGATGTTTGGGTTGGATACAGGGGTTGTTGCAGGCGCGCTTCCCTTTATCGCTCAAGATTTCCATGCAAGCGACAGCATGCAGGGCTGGATTGTCGCGTCCATGATGGCCGGAGCCGCTTTTGGCTCATTGGTCGCAGGGCGCATTTCGATGACGTTCGGCCGCAGAGGTGCCATGATGGCAGCGGCTGTGTTGTTTGTGATTGGTACGCTGCTGTGCAGCTTGGCACCTGAGCCTGGTCTGCTCATCGTCGGACGTGTTTTCTTGGGTCTGGCTGTGGGTCTGGCTGCCTTTGCAGCGCCTTTATACATCTCAGAAATTACGGTTGAATCCGTCCGCGGTGCGATGATTTCGTTCTACCAGCTGATGGTTTCGCTGGGTATTTTCTTAGCATTCATCTCCGATAGCTTTTTGGCATCGGGCGGGCATTGGCGCTGGATGCTTGGCATCATGATTGTGCCTGCAACGCTGTTCTTGGGTATTGTATTTATTCTGCCGCAAAGCCCACGTTGGCTGATGATGCGTGGCCGCACCGAGAAGGCTCGTAAGGTTTTGCAGCTTCTGCGCTCTGACGAAGAAGTGGCAAATGCTGAGCTGGCGGACATTCAGGCGCGTTTGAACCAGAGCAGCGATGCAGGTTTTGCGCTCTTCAGAAAGAACCGTCATTTCCGTCGGTCCGTAGCGCTTGGCATGTTTCTTCAGGTTCTACAGCAGCTTACGGGTATTAATGCGCTGCTTTATTATGCACCGCGCGTTTTCCAAGCGGCGCATTTTGGTACAGATGCTGCGATCTGGGCGACGACATTGGTCGGCTTGGTCAATATGGGTCTGTCTTTCGTTGCAATCGTCTGCGTGGATAAGTGGGGGCGTCGTCCTCTTCTGATGTTGAGCTGTGCAATCGCTGCTTTTGCTATGCTGGGTATGGGTGTCCTGCTTGGTCTGGGTGCAGAAAGCTTTGAAGCGCAGATCGCACTTTGCGGGTTTGTCCTTCTGTTCGTCGCAGGCTTTGCGATTGGTGAAGGCCCTCTGGTTTGGACGTTGTGCTCTGAAGTGCAGCCGACTCGTGGTCGTGATTTTGGTATTGCTTGCTCAACAGTGACGAACTGGGGTGCTAACTGGGCAATTTCCATCACATTCCCAATTGTTATGACGGTATTGGGTGCATCTTGGACATTTGTGCTTTTTGCAGCACTTAACGGCCTTTTCCTCCTCTTTACCTTCGGATTTGTACCGGAAACGAAAGGTGTTTCACTTGAGGCACTTGAGTCTAATCTCTTTGCAGGCAAAGATTTGAGACATCTCGGTAAGTAG
- a CDS encoding PQQ-like beta-propeller repeat protein, with protein MRRANSIIRTNRRGLLRLACSGAALSTLGACSIFDDDEKPVLAGHRVDVLSTGAGLTVDPDDHTPITFSAPQNVKAWAQVGREPDHVSVNASWNGPNLSWSRSVGMEVNPTSILSSVAIMPNRRGAIQSPPVIGQGRIFTTDAQGEVKAWTWPGMKLLWSRQPKGEHSRSTNLGGGLALDGDTLYVVTGVALALALDAATGKVKWSADLGTPGRSAPTVENGLVVFGTIDERLIALDVKSGEQVWTYQATQADTVVFGQASPAIVDGIVLAGFGSGDLVALRAASGEMVWSDSLGGSNGLGAMLDFSCVRGAPVIKDGTAYAISMSRVLVAIDMRSGRRLWEREVSGQSPLCLCDDWLFVVSTDQQLACIDRLSGHVRWITQLRRFRRQEVQKDAVQWVGPLLVDGKLVCFSTLPAEGMIVADAKTGKILSRQKTPAACEVEPIVCDGLVLALSQDAVLRAYG; from the coding sequence ATGCGCCGCGCTAATTCAATCATTCGGACTAACCGCCGCGGTTTGCTGCGGCTCGCATGCTCAGGCGCTGCGCTCTCCACTCTCGGGGCATGCAGTATTTTTGATGATGATGAGAAGCCGGTTCTGGCGGGTCATCGCGTTGATGTGTTGTCTACAGGTGCGGGTTTGACGGTTGACCCGGATGACCACACGCCCATCACATTCTCCGCCCCACAGAATGTAAAAGCATGGGCGCAAGTTGGCCGTGAGCCAGACCATGTTTCAGTGAATGCGAGCTGGAATGGCCCCAACTTATCGTGGAGTCGTTCTGTTGGTATGGAAGTAAATCCAACGAGCATTCTCTCATCTGTTGCCATTATGCCGAACCGGCGCGGAGCTATTCAGTCACCACCTGTTATCGGGCAAGGACGCATCTTCACGACGGATGCTCAAGGTGAAGTCAAGGCTTGGACATGGCCCGGCATGAAACTGCTGTGGTCTCGCCAGCCAAAAGGTGAGCACTCCCGTTCAACCAATCTCGGGGGCGGCCTCGCTCTTGATGGTGACACGTTATACGTCGTTACAGGCGTGGCGCTGGCTCTTGCCTTGGACGCGGCCACTGGCAAAGTGAAATGGAGTGCCGATCTAGGCACCCCGGGTCGCTCAGCACCGACGGTCGAGAATGGTCTGGTCGTCTTCGGCACCATTGACGAGCGGTTGATTGCTTTGGACGTTAAGAGCGGCGAGCAAGTTTGGACATATCAGGCAACGCAGGCTGATACGGTTGTTTTCGGGCAAGCTTCACCTGCGATTGTTGACGGTATTGTGCTGGCAGGGTTTGGCAGCGGGGATTTGGTTGCCCTGCGTGCTGCCTCTGGCGAGATGGTCTGGAGCGATAGCTTGGGCGGTTCAAACGGCCTAGGCGCAATGCTGGACTTCTCGTGTGTTCGTGGTGCGCCTGTTATCAAGGACGGCACAGCCTACGCTATTTCCATGTCTCGTGTGTTGGTAGCGATTGATATGCGCTCAGGCCGACGCTTGTGGGAACGTGAGGTAAGCGGGCAATCTCCGCTCTGCTTGTGTGACGATTGGTTGTTTGTTGTCTCGACTGATCAGCAACTTGCGTGTATCGACCGCCTGTCTGGTCATGTCCGCTGGATTACGCAGCTTCGTCGATTCCGCCGTCAGGAAGTTCAAAAAGATGCAGTTCAGTGGGTTGGCCCACTTCTGGTCGATGGGAAACTTGTTTGTTTCTCAACGCTACCAGCTGAGGGTATGATCGTCGCTGATGCGAAGACCGGTAAGATTCTCTCCCGCCAAAAAACTCCGGCGGCCTGTGAGGTCGAGCCGATTGTGTGTGATGGGCTTGTACTGGCCCTGTCGCAGGATGCAGTCCTGCGGGCTTATGGCTGA
- a CDS encoding class I SAM-dependent methyltransferase: MTTCARHLDFIRAHTTQAHAPLVPEIPLYLATEITPLWQASSDFLERHNLEPPYWAFAWPGSQLIARTILDNPNHIRGKTVLDFACGGGLAGIAAAKAGAQTVSGNDIDSFALSALTLNAALNEVTVSPVTGDLVGTQPECDIMIVGDVCYDAAMTAHILPWLARCATRCEVWLCDPGRHYGPQGKNEHSNLFSSLEVLSQKNIPTSRDLESADTRLTTLYRLPKTPA; the protein is encoded by the coding sequence ATGACAACATGCGCTCGCCATTTGGACTTTATTCGGGCTCACACAACTCAGGCTCACGCGCCATTAGTACCCGAAATACCTCTGTATCTTGCAACGGAAATTACGCCCCTCTGGCAGGCCAGTTCAGACTTTCTTGAGCGCCATAATCTGGAGCCGCCTTATTGGGCCTTTGCATGGCCGGGCAGCCAACTCATAGCGCGCACGATCCTAGACAACCCGAACCACATACGTGGCAAAACCGTTCTCGATTTTGCATGCGGGGGCGGTCTGGCAGGCATTGCGGCTGCCAAGGCAGGTGCACAAACCGTTAGCGGCAACGATATTGATAGCTTCGCACTAAGCGCACTTACCTTAAACGCCGCACTTAACGAGGTCACTGTTTCTCCGGTCACTGGAGACCTTGTTGGTACTCAACCGGAATGTGACATCATGATCGTCGGAGATGTCTGCTACGACGCAGCCATGACGGCCCATATTCTTCCTTGGCTCGCACGCTGTGCAACGCGGTGCGAAGTCTGGCTTTGCGACCCGGGACGGCATTACGGCCCCCAGGGTAAAAACGAGCACAGTAATCTGTTCAGCAGCTTGGAAGTACTAAGCCAAAAGAACATTCCAACATCACGGGACCTCGAAAGCGCTGATACACGCCTTACGACGCTTTACCGCCTGCCCAAAACTCCCGCGTAA
- a CDS encoding dihydroorotase: MHYDLIIRNGRCVTPWGEQDATIGVRDGRIATLSATIEDEADREIDAKGLHVLPGMIDAHVHLREPGNAAIETLETGTRAAALGGVTTVFDMPNTNPSIVSAEMLEWKYGRIGETAHVDVGFYVGATRENTPALAALERAPGVCAIKVFAGSSTGDLMIEDDAGIEAVMRSGTRRVCFHSEDEYRLQERKGQFHEGQPYETHAVWRDVECAFLGTRRIISIARKTGRPAHILHVSTAEELDYLAENRDIASAEVLVNHLTQYGPDCYEKLGGLAVMNPPLRDRTHYDAAWRAVRDGRVDVVSSDHAPHPLDAKKRAWPNCPAGLTGVQTIVPVMLDHVNAGRLSLQRLADVMSAGPARIYNLPNKGRMAVGFDADFTLVDMGARRRITNDWIATPAGWTPFDGTEVNGWPIATIVRGQIVMQDDTIVTPLQGRPVRFAG; the protein is encoded by the coding sequence ATGCACTACGATCTGATTATTCGGAATGGCCGTTGTGTTACACCGTGGGGAGAGCAGGACGCGACTATCGGTGTGCGTGACGGGCGGATCGCTACTTTGTCTGCTACCATCGAAGATGAGGCGGATCGGGAGATTGACGCAAAAGGTCTGCACGTTCTGCCGGGCATGATTGATGCTCATGTTCATCTGCGTGAACCAGGCAATGCGGCGATTGAAACACTGGAAACCGGTACACGTGCTGCGGCTCTAGGGGGCGTCACGACAGTTTTCGATATGCCCAATACGAATCCGAGCATTGTGTCGGCGGAAATGTTGGAGTGGAAATACGGTCGGATCGGTGAAACGGCGCATGTTGATGTCGGTTTCTACGTTGGGGCCACGCGGGAGAACACGCCAGCTCTGGCTGCTTTGGAGCGGGCCCCCGGTGTTTGTGCCATTAAAGTTTTTGCGGGCTCCTCGACCGGAGATCTGATGATCGAGGACGATGCTGGTATTGAAGCTGTTATGCGCTCCGGCACGCGCCGGGTGTGTTTCCATTCGGAAGATGAATACCGCTTGCAAGAGCGTAAGGGGCAGTTTCACGAGGGGCAGCCCTACGAAACTCACGCCGTCTGGCGTGATGTTGAGTGCGCTTTTCTTGGTACGCGTCGCATCATCAGCATAGCCCGCAAGACGGGGCGTCCAGCGCATATCCTGCATGTTTCCACGGCGGAAGAGCTGGATTATCTCGCGGAAAACCGAGACATTGCCAGTGCGGAAGTATTGGTCAATCACCTCACGCAATACGGGCCTGACTGCTACGAAAAGCTGGGTGGGCTTGCGGTTATGAACCCGCCATTGCGGGACCGCACGCACTACGATGCTGCGTGGCGCGCCGTGAGAGATGGACGCGTGGACGTCGTATCTTCCGACCATGCACCGCACCCGTTGGACGCAAAAAAGCGCGCTTGGCCAAACTGCCCCGCCGGTTTGACGGGCGTCCAGACTATCGTTCCAGTGATGTTGGATCATGTGAATGCTGGACGTTTATCGCTGCAGCGCCTAGCTGATGTAATGTCCGCAGGGCCTGCGCGTATCTATAACCTTCCTAATAAGGGGCGTATGGCGGTCGGCTTTGATGCTGATTTTACGCTGGTTGATATGGGTGCGCGGCGTAGAATTACGAACGATTGGATTGCAACCCCGGCAGGTTGGACGCCGTTTGACGGTACTGAGGTCAATGGCTGGCCAATAGCGACGATCGTGCGCGGTCAAATTGTCATGCAAGATGATACGATCGTCACGCCGTTACAGGGACGACCAGTGCGTTTCGCCGGATAA
- a CDS encoding 16S rRNA (uracil(1498)-N(3))-methyltransferase: MSRDAPRLYCAPNDLPFAQGEVCSLTPGQAHYLGSVMRQSVGDVLRVFNAKDGEWEATLSTLRKDKGTICFVEQKRVAQPTEGAVLLFAPLKRDATELVIRMGTELGVKRFLPVITERTNTHRLNLERLTLIATEAAEQCERLDVPEIETPKPLFTRLAEWSETDVLYAALERQPGTEQPCESAAEVGLLVGPEGGFSPAEMQRLRGLSFVHALSLGSLVLRADTAVCAGLSRLAVRVHKNTSV; this comes from the coding sequence ATGAGTCGTGATGCCCCCCGCTTATATTGCGCCCCGAATGATCTGCCTTTTGCCCAAGGCGAGGTTTGTTCTTTGACGCCAGGTCAGGCCCATTACTTAGGGTCTGTAATGCGGCAAAGCGTTGGAGATGTTCTTCGGGTCTTTAATGCGAAAGACGGCGAGTGGGAGGCGACGCTTTCAACGCTGCGTAAGGATAAGGGTACGATCTGCTTTGTTGAGCAGAAGAGGGTAGCCCAGCCGACAGAGGGGGCGGTGCTGTTGTTTGCTCCGCTCAAGCGAGATGCAACGGAGTTGGTTATCCGTATGGGGACGGAGCTTGGAGTTAAACGGTTTTTGCCGGTCATTACAGAGCGGACCAACACGCATCGGTTAAACTTGGAGCGATTGACGTTGATCGCGACTGAGGCAGCTGAGCAATGTGAACGCCTGGACGTGCCGGAAATAGAGACCCCGAAACCTCTCTTTACGCGCCTTGCAGAATGGTCTGAAACGGATGTGCTCTATGCTGCGTTAGAGCGCCAACCGGGCACCGAGCAGCCCTGCGAGAGTGCTGCGGAGGTAGGGCTGTTAGTAGGACCGGAAGGTGGCTTCTCACCGGCAGAGATGCAGCGCTTGCGCGGGCTGAGTTTTGTGCATGCGCTCTCTCTTGGTTCTTTGGTTTTGCGGGCTGATACCGCTGTTTGTGCGGGCTTGTCTCGTTTGGCTGTCCGTGTGCATAAAAACACATCAGTATGA
- the ubiA gene encoding 4-hydroxybenzoate octaprenyltransferase: protein MTAATPHTDIRLSGWIGRLPNPWRSYALLARLDRPVGTWLLFLPGICGLFLADSATPLATRLIYTILFGIGSLIMRSAGCVVNDIWDRDIDAKVSRTAGRPLASGALSLKQGLLLLAVLLLGGLIILLSLPQACWALAPLALLLVALYPAAKRVTWWPQLVMGFTFGFGAPMGYAAAGGRFDTSGFLLYAAVILWQLGFDTIYGFQDMEDDARIGVRSTSRLMADYPRLFIGACYGFALICFALSGLYAHLSAGFWALLLIAAVYLAQQAFRIKPQNAPNCLALFRQNVPIGMVLALAFVLGRLGLS, encoded by the coding sequence ATGACAGCCGCCACACCACACACCGATATTCGCCTCTCTGGATGGATTGGCCGCTTGCCAAACCCTTGGCGTTCATACGCCTTGCTTGCGCGCCTAGACCGACCAGTCGGAACGTGGCTGCTGTTTTTACCTGGGATATGCGGGCTTTTTCTGGCCGATAGCGCAACACCTCTCGCAACACGCCTCATATACACCATCCTCTTTGGCATTGGTTCGCTCATCATGCGTTCCGCCGGGTGCGTCGTGAACGATATCTGGGACCGGGACATTGACGCCAAAGTCAGCCGCACAGCAGGGCGTCCCCTTGCGAGCGGTGCCCTATCCCTCAAACAAGGCCTCTTACTGTTAGCTGTGCTGCTGTTAGGCGGGCTGATCATCCTCTTGAGCCTGCCTCAAGCGTGTTGGGCACTAGCCCCTCTCGCCTTGCTTTTAGTCGCCCTCTACCCGGCGGCAAAAAGAGTAACATGGTGGCCACAGCTTGTTATGGGCTTTACCTTTGGCTTCGGTGCCCCCATGGGCTACGCCGCAGCCGGCGGCCGTTTTGATACGAGCGGATTTCTCCTCTATGCGGCCGTGATTCTCTGGCAGTTGGGCTTTGATACCATATATGGCTTTCAGGACATGGAAGACGACGCCCGTATTGGCGTGCGTTCAACATCTCGCCTAATGGCCGATTATCCTCGCCTGTTCATCGGGGCGTGCTATGGCTTCGCGCTCATCTGCTTTGCACTGTCCGGCTTGTATGCACATTTATCGGCAGGGTTCTGGGCGCTACTGCTCATTGCCGCAGTTTATCTCGCCCAGCAGGCCTTTAGAATCAAACCGCAAAACGCACCGAACTGCCTTGCCCTTTTCCGCCAGAACGTTCCTATCGGCATGGTTCTCGCCTTGGCGTTCGTTCTTGGTCGCTTGGGCTTATCATGA